The Micromonospora sp. WMMD961 genome has a segment encoding these proteins:
- a CDS encoding disulfide bond formation protein DsbA has translation MTDRVTADMWFDPACPWAWITSRWLLEVERVRDVDIRFHVMSLAVLNDGRDELPEDYKSFLRTAWGPVRVCIAAEQRYGNDVLRPLYTALGTRIHLGKEERGHELYVAALTDAGLDPALAAAADSTDYDEALRASHEAGMRPVGQDVGTPVVHAPGPDGTPVAFFGPVITPAPKGEAAGRLWDGVLLVAATPGFYELKRTREQDPIFD, from the coding sequence GTGACCGATCGTGTCACCGCCGACATGTGGTTCGACCCGGCCTGCCCGTGGGCGTGGATCACGTCCCGCTGGCTGCTCGAGGTCGAGCGGGTTCGTGACGTGGACATCCGATTCCACGTGATGAGCCTGGCCGTTCTCAACGACGGCCGGGACGAGCTGCCCGAGGACTACAAGTCCTTCCTCCGCACCGCCTGGGGCCCGGTGCGGGTCTGCATCGCCGCCGAGCAGCGGTACGGCAACGACGTCCTGCGCCCGCTCTACACCGCGCTCGGCACCCGGATCCACCTCGGCAAGGAGGAGCGGGGGCACGAGCTGTACGTCGCCGCGCTGACCGACGCCGGCCTGGACCCGGCGCTGGCCGCCGCCGCCGACAGCACCGATTACGACGAGGCGCTGCGGGCCAGCCACGAGGCCGGCATGCGCCCGGTCGGACAGGACGTCGGCACCCCGGTCGTGCACGCGCCCGGCCCGGACGGCACCCCCGTCGCGTTCTTCGGCCCGGTGATCACCCCGGCTCCGAAGGGGGAGGCCGCCGGCCGGCTCTGGGACGGTGTCCTGCTGGTCGCCGCCACGCCCGGCTTCTACGAGCTCAAGCGCACCCGTGAGCAGGACCCGATCTTCGACTGA
- the pepN gene encoding aminopeptidase N: MRNLTQVEATERARLLNVTGYDIRLDLSSAVLAADGRTFRSVTEVRFRCSEPGASTFIELAADSVRSATLNGRPVDLSDWSAEKGLVLSGLDSDNTLVVDADFGYSNSGQGLHRTVDPVDGETYLYSQFETADAQRVFACFDQPDLKSVYTWHATVPAHWRAVSNMPVQREEPAGEGLKTLHFAESPRMSTYITAMCAGPYHEVRDSHDGIDLGVFCRASMSRYLDSDDLFLITKQGFDFFHEKFDVRYPLPKYDQLWVPDFNAGAMENFGCVTHAESHYLFRSQVTDFEYEQRANTILHELAHMWFGDLVTMRWWNDLWLNESFAEWASHWCNTNATRFTEAWTTFLSIRKNWGYRQDQLSSTHPVYTEMPDMEAVEVNFDGITYAKGASVLKQLVAYVGEEPFVAGLRAYFGKHAWGNATFDDLLTELEAASGRELRKFAAQWLETAQVNTLRPEVTIGADGTYEQVAVRQEAPTAYPTLRTHRIGVGLYDLTDGRLVRRERYEVDVTGERTDLAELRGVRAADVLLLNDDDLSYTKLRLDERSMATVVQHIGGFESSLARALCWTAAWDMTRDAELSARDYVALTLSGLPAETDINLVTATLRQATTTLTVYADPAWAPTGWAELARTARDALANAEPGSGFQIAWARAFTSAARSEEDLATLRGWLDGTGIPAGLTVDTELRWSVLAALVANGAAGATEIEAELAADRTASGEREAAYAHALVPTAENKAALWALLTGPDALPNWRHRALLQGFAHPTQVELVAPYRERYFATVAQVWATRDSEPAQEFAQLAYPTYLVEDDTVAATDAWLAGDGHPGPLRRLVAEGRDGVVRALKARAKDAQQS; encoded by the coding sequence GTGCGCAACCTGACCCAGGTCGAGGCGACCGAGCGGGCCCGCCTGCTCAACGTGACGGGGTACGACATCAGGCTGGACCTGTCGAGCGCCGTGCTGGCGGCGGACGGCCGCACCTTCCGGTCCGTCACCGAGGTCCGTTTCCGCTGTTCGGAACCGGGGGCGAGCACATTCATCGAGCTGGCCGCCGACTCGGTGCGTTCCGCGACGCTGAACGGCAGGCCGGTCGACCTCTCCGACTGGTCGGCCGAGAAGGGCCTGGTGCTGTCCGGTTTGGACAGCGACAACACCCTGGTGGTCGACGCCGACTTCGGTTACTCCAACAGTGGTCAGGGTCTGCACCGCACGGTCGACCCGGTGGACGGCGAGACGTACCTCTACAGCCAGTTCGAGACCGCCGACGCGCAGCGGGTGTTCGCCTGCTTCGACCAGCCCGACCTGAAGAGCGTCTACACCTGGCACGCCACTGTGCCGGCGCACTGGCGGGCGGTGTCCAACATGCCGGTGCAGCGGGAGGAGCCGGCGGGTGAGGGGCTCAAGACGCTGCACTTCGCCGAGTCGCCCCGGATGAGCACCTACATCACGGCGATGTGCGCCGGGCCGTACCACGAGGTGCGGGACAGCCACGACGGCATCGACCTGGGGGTGTTCTGCCGGGCGTCGATGTCGCGCTATCTGGACTCCGACGACCTGTTCCTGATCACCAAGCAGGGCTTCGACTTCTTCCACGAAAAGTTCGACGTGCGCTACCCGCTGCCGAAGTACGACCAGCTCTGGGTGCCCGACTTCAACGCCGGCGCGATGGAGAACTTCGGCTGCGTCACGCACGCCGAGTCGCACTACCTGTTCCGCTCGCAGGTCACCGACTTCGAGTACGAGCAGCGGGCCAACACGATCCTGCACGAGCTGGCCCACATGTGGTTCGGTGACCTGGTCACCATGCGCTGGTGGAACGACCTGTGGCTCAACGAGTCCTTCGCCGAGTGGGCCAGCCACTGGTGCAACACCAACGCCACCCGGTTCACCGAGGCGTGGACGACGTTCCTGTCCATCCGGAAGAACTGGGGCTACCGGCAGGACCAGCTCTCCTCCACGCACCCGGTCTACACCGAGATGCCGGACATGGAGGCCGTCGAGGTCAACTTCGACGGCATCACGTACGCCAAGGGCGCGAGCGTGCTCAAGCAGCTCGTCGCGTACGTGGGCGAGGAGCCGTTCGTCGCCGGGTTGCGGGCCTACTTCGGCAAGCACGCCTGGGGCAACGCCACCTTCGACGACCTGCTCACCGAGTTGGAGGCGGCCTCCGGCCGGGAGCTGCGCAAGTTCGCGGCGCAGTGGTTGGAGACCGCGCAGGTCAACACGTTGCGCCCGGAGGTCACCATCGGCGCGGACGGCACGTACGAGCAGGTGGCGGTCCGGCAGGAGGCGCCGACGGCGTACCCGACGCTGCGGACGCACCGGATCGGCGTGGGCCTGTACGACCTGACCGACGGGCGGCTGGTCCGCCGCGAGCGGTACGAGGTGGACGTGACCGGCGAGCGGACCGACCTCGCCGAGCTGCGCGGTGTGCGCGCCGCCGACGTGCTGTTGCTCAACGACGACGACCTGAGCTACACCAAGCTGCGCCTCGACGAGCGGTCGATGGCGACGGTGGTGCAGCACATCGGCGGCTTCGAGTCGTCGCTGGCCCGGGCTCTGTGCTGGACGGCCGCGTGGGACATGACCCGCGACGCCGAGCTGTCCGCCCGCGACTACGTGGCGCTGACGTTGAGTGGGCTGCCCGCCGAGACCGACATCAACCTGGTCACCGCCACCCTGCGGCAGGCGACCACCACGCTCACCGTGTACGCCGACCCGGCCTGGGCGCCGACCGGCTGGGCCGAGCTGGCCCGGACCGCCCGGGACGCGCTGGCCAACGCGGAGCCGGGCAGCGGTTTCCAGATCGCCTGGGCGCGCGCGTTCACCTCGGCGGCGCGGTCCGAGGAGGACCTGGCCACGCTGCGCGGTTGGCTGGACGGCACGGGCATTCCGGCCGGGTTGACGGTGGACACCGAGTTGCGCTGGTCGGTTCTCGCCGCTCTGGTGGCGAACGGTGCCGCGGGTGCGACCGAGATCGAGGCGGAACTGGCCGCTGACCGCACCGCCAGCGGTGAGCGGGAGGCCGCGTACGCCCACGCGCTGGTGCCGACGGCCGAGAACAAGGCCGCCCTGTGGGCGCTGCTGACCGGCCCGGACGCGCTGCCCAACTGGCGGCACCGGGCGCTGTTGCAGGGCTTCGCGCACCCGACGCAGGTGGAGTTGGTCGCCCCGTACCGGGAGCGGTACTTCGCGACCGTCGCGCAGGTGTGGGCCACCCGGGACAGCGAGCCGGCGCAGGAGTTCGCGCAGTTGGCGTACCCGACCTACCTGGTGGAGGACGACACGGTGGCGGCCACCGACGCGTGGCTGGCCGGTGACGGGCACCCTGGCCCGCTGCGCCGGCTGGTCGCCGAGGGCCGCGACGGTGTGGTGCGGGCGCTGAAGGCCCGCGCGAAGGACGCCCAGCAGAGCTGA